In Oryza brachyantha chromosome 1, ObraRS2, whole genome shotgun sequence, the following are encoded in one genomic region:
- the LOC102715343 gene encoding 2-oxoglutarate-dependent dioxygenase 11-like produces the protein MGSLPVPSVQAMVAANGAAHVPPRYLRPTHDEVVVAAAGESEIPVIDFRRLQLGDGEALSRLHIACQDWGFFQLINHSVAEDVMETMKSSLQGFFQLPAETKKQFAQEPGQLEGYGQLFVVSEDQKLDWADSLYVHSQPSQDRKLRFWPDQPAGFRMALDRYCAAVRDVADGLLAAMASNLGLHRDVITGRCGGAGGGMQMVRMQCYPPCAQADKVVGISPHSDADLVTILLQVNGVDGLHIMRNNGAWLPVSPLEGAFVVNVGDVLQVFTNGRYRSVEHRVVVDGEKERLSMATFHCPSRNAVVGPLSETVAQEVDAAYGSRDYDELLKLFFAKKLDGKSFLDPIKKNKTSG, from the exons ATGGGGTCTCTCCCGGTGCCGAGCGTGCAGGCGATGGTGGCGGCCAACGGTGCTGCCCATGTCCCACCCAGATACCTCCGGCCGACACACGAtgaggtcgtcgtcgcggccgccggcgagtcgGAGATCCCCGTCATTGACTTCCGGCGGCTgcagctcggcgacggcgaggcgttGTCACGTCTCCACATTGCCTGCCAGGACTGGGGCTTCTTCCAG CTGATCAACCACAGCGTCGCAGAAGATGTGATGGAGACGATGAAGTCCAGCCTGCAGGGGTTCTTCCAGCTGCCTGCGGAAACCAAGAAGCAGTTCGCTCAGGAGCCAGGGCAGCTGGAAGGCTACGGCCAGCTGTTCGTCGTCTCTGAAGACCAGAAGCTCGACTGGGCCGACAGTCTCTACGTGCACTCGCAGCCGTCGCAGGACAGGAAGCTCAGGTTCTGGCCTGACCAACCTGCCGGCTTCAG AATGGCGCTGGACAGATACTGCGCCGCCGTGAGGGACGTGGCGGACGGCCTGCTGGCTGCCATGGCCAGCAACCTGGGGCTGCACCGAGACGTGATCACGGGgagatgcggcggcgccggcggtgggatGCAGATGGTGAGGATGCAGTGCTACCCTCCGTGCGCGCAGGCGGACAAAGTGGTCGGCATCTCGCCTCACTCTGACGCCGATCTCGTGACGATTCTCCTCCAAGTGAACGGGGTGGATGGGCTGCACATCATGAGAAATAATGGGGCTTGGCTTCCCGTCAGCCCTCTTGAGGGTGCTTTCGTTGTCAATGTGGGAGACGTTCTTCAG GTATTCACTAATGGAAGGTACAGGAGTGTTGAGCACCGGGTAGTGGTGGATGGGGAGAAAGAGCGGCTGTCAATGGCGACCTTCCATTGTCCTAGCAGAAATGCCGTCGTAGGTCCTCTCAGCGAGACTGTGGCGCAAGAAGTCGATGCTGCGTATGGAAGCAGGGACTACGACGAGCTTCTGAAACTCTTCTTCGCCAAGAAGCTGGACGGGAAGAGCTTCTTGGACCCGATCAAGAAGAACAAGACCAGCGGGTGA
- the LOC102719258 gene encoding glutathione S-transferase 4-like, with product MAPMKVYGWLVSPWMAKVLLCLEEAGVDYQVVPLSLSDGDHRRPEHLARNPFGQIPVLEDGDLTLYQSHAIARYILGKHKPELLGLGEGGGVEESAMVDMWLEVETHQYEAAMKPIVWHCIVHQHVGLDRDQAVVDECVRKLKRVLEVYEARLSSAAGSGSPGPSRYIAGGGRVSLADLSHLPLMHYFAATEYAGVLDAYPRVRAWWEALRARPSVKKVMAAMPTDFGFGSGSSP from the exons atggCGCCCATGAAGGTTTACGGGTGGCTGGTGTCGCCGTGGATGGCGAAGGTGCTACTGTGCCTGGAGGAGGCCGGCGTTGACTACCAGGTCGTCCCGTTGAGCCTGTCCGACGGCGATCACCGCCGGCCGGAGCACCTCGCCCGGAAC CCGTTCGGTCAGATTCCAGTGCTGGAGGACGGTGACCTGACTCTCTACC AATCACACGCCATCGCGAGGTACATCCTTGGCAAGCACAAACCGGAGCTCCTGGGgctcggcgagggcggcggcgtggaggagtCGGCAATGGTGGACATGTGGCTGGAGGTGGAGACCCACCAGTACGAGGCCGCCATGAAGCCCATCGTGTGGCACTGCATCGTGCACCAGCACGTCGGCCTCGACCGCGACCAGGCCGTCGTCGACGAGTGCGTCCGGAAGCTCAAGAGGGTGCTCGAGGTGTACGAGGCGAGGctgtcgtcggcggcgggctcGGGCTCCCCCGGCCCCAGCAGGtacatcgccggcggcggccgcgtcaGCCTCGCGGACCTCAGCCACCTCCCGCTCATGCACTACTTCGCGGCGACGGAGTACGCCGGCGTGCTCGACGCGTACCCGCGCGTGAGGGCGTGGTGGGAGGCACTGCGGGCGAGGCCGTCGGTGAAGAAGGTGATGGCCGCAATGCCGACGGATTTCGGGTTCGGAAGTGGGAGCTCGCCGTAG